One Deltaproteobacteria bacterium genomic region harbors:
- a CDS encoding MBL fold metallo-hydrolase: MLLKQLFDQDTSTYTYLLADETSREAVIIDPVRSQISRDTRLIDELGLNLLYILDTHVHADHITGAGELRRLTGALSCLSAEMNVECVDQKLQHGDRLKLGAIELEVRATPGHTPGCLTYVATSDQRTFAFTGDALLIRGCGRTDFQGGNSNDLYESVHRQIFTLPDDTLVYPGHDYKGHTSSSVKEEKQLNPRLNLGIRKSEFNRFMTELKLANPALMDIAVPANLNCGQPAKHQYENTSQGENSESMSSKEFDGRFIVDVREPDEFNGSLGHLPNAVLTPLGVLKLKARSWPRDVPILVVCHSGRRSQKACVLLNNMGFCDVSNLDGGMTAWSGKVELEAC, translated from the coding sequence ATGTTGCTAAAACAACTTTTCGATCAGGATACCTCTACTTACACCTATCTTCTCGCCGATGAGACAAGCCGAGAAGCTGTCATCATTGACCCAGTACGAAGCCAAATATCGAGGGATACAAGGCTGATAGATGAGCTCGGGCTCAACCTACTTTACATACTAGACACCCATGTCCATGCAGACCACATAACCGGCGCAGGCGAACTTCGTCGTTTAACGGGTGCCTTAAGCTGCCTGAGTGCAGAGATGAACGTCGAGTGCGTTGACCAAAAGCTGCAACACGGTGACCGACTCAAGCTTGGGGCGATTGAACTAGAAGTAAGAGCTACCCCTGGGCACACTCCGGGTTGCCTAACCTACGTTGCTACCAGCGACCAGCGTACGTTTGCCTTTACCGGTGATGCTTTGTTGATTCGCGGATGCGGACGAACCGATTTCCAAGGGGGTAACTCAAACGACCTATATGAATCGGTACACCGACAAATTTTTACTTTACCAGACGACACCCTCGTCTATCCCGGTCACGACTACAAAGGCCACACGTCTTCTTCAGTAAAAGAAGAAAAACAATTAAACCCAAGACTCAATTTAGGAATTAGAAAATCAGAGTTTAATCGTTTCATGACGGAACTGAAACTTGCTAACCCTGCCCTGATGGATATTGCCGTTCCAGCAAATTTGAATTGCGGACAACCTGCAAAACATCAATACGAAAACACCAGCCAAGGCGAAAACAGTGAATCAATGTCGTCGAAAGAATTCGATGGGCGGTTCATCGTAGATGTCCGTGAGCCCGACGAATTCAATGGTTCGCTAGGTCACTTACCCAATGCGGTCCTAACACCTTTGGGAGTGCTTAAATTGAAAGCAAGATCCTGGCCACGCGATGTTCCCATTTTGGTTGTGTGCCACAGCGGTCGTCGCTCGCAGAAAGCCTGTGTCCTTTTGAACAATATGGGATTTTGTGATGTATCCAATCTAGACGGTGGAATGACCGCATGGTCTGGCAAGGTGGAACTAGAAGCATGTTAA